A genomic region of Anopheles coustani chromosome 3, idAnoCousDA_361_x.2, whole genome shotgun sequence contains the following coding sequences:
- the LOC131258961 gene encoding PBAN-type neuropeptides-like: MFRFYFFFNLICLYLAIKSALSVEMDANDQKFAHEVTDGAAETDGLRREDGDDGINKRAAAMWFGPRLGKRTIPVDLHDELMEEFDSEPLGYAGESPEKLATELIEGTPYVVLLLTARPRKPQPIFYHTTSPRLGRRDSVGENHQRPPFAPRLGRNLPFSPRLGRSYNGGYPPLPFQLPY; encoded by the exons atgtttagattttattttttcttcaatctaATCTGCCTCTATCTGGCGATCAAAAGTGCCCTCAGCGTGGAAATGGATGCAAAT GATCAAAAATTCGCCCACGAGGTGACCGATGGTGCGGCCGAAACCGACGGATTAAGGCGGGAGGATGGCGACGACGGAATCAACAAACGGGCGGCCGCCATGTGGTTCGGGCCACGGCTCGGCAAGCGCACCATCCCGGTGGACCTGCACGACGAGCTGATGGAGGAGTTCGACAGTGAACCGTTGGGTTATGCGGGCGAGTCGCCGGAAAAACTGGCCACCGAGCTTATCGAGGGCACGCCGTACgttgtgctgctgctgacggcAAGACCTC GAAAACCGCAGCCGATTTTCTACCACACGACCTCCCCCCGGCTCGGGCGGCGAGATTCCGTCGGGGAGAACCACCAAAGGCCCCCGTTTGCGCCACGGCTGGGCCGAAATCTGCCATTCTCGCCGCGGCTGGGACGATCGTACAACGGTGGATACCCGCCGCTACCTTTCCAGCTGCCGTACTAA